One uncultured Methanobrevibacter sp. genomic window carries:
- a CDS encoding universal stress protein: MFDIIAVPVDGSEYGYKAVDVAIEMAKKFNSKIAAIHVLEEFSFSSYDDEEDNGDKILAKVTNKANEQGIETVEHLLTADALRDMKFIINQAHADLVVIHAFGSDNKRFVSFEENEVSQNQIGSVSERLLRTSDIPVVLVR, from the coding sequence ATGTTTGATATTATTGCAGTTCCTGTTGATGGCTCTGAATATGGATATAAAGCAGTTGATGTAGCTATTGAAATGGCTAAAAAATTCAACTCTAAAATAGCAGCAATTCATGTTTTAGAGGAATTTTCTTTTAGTAGCTATGATGATGAAGAAGATAATGGGGATAAAATTCTAGCAAAAGTTACGAACAAAGCTAATGAACAAGGAATAGAAACTGTAGAGCATTTATTAACTGCTGATGCTTTAAGAGATATGAAATTTATTATTAATCAGGCACATGCAGATTTAGTTGTAATTCATGCTTTTGGTTCAGATAATAAACGATTTGTGTCTTTTGAAGAAAATGAAGTATCTCAAAATCAAATAGGTTCTGTTAGTGAACGACTTTTAAGAACTTCTGATATTCCTGTTGTTTTAGTTAGGTAG
- a CDS encoding 4Fe-4S binding protein, whose protein sequence is MIVRDWCSFCGECAGVCPRNLIQVKEYSLVFDENECRDCSTCIDACPINALEKED, encoded by the coding sequence ATGATTGTAAGAGATTGGTGCTCATTCTGTGGAGAATGTGCTGGTGTTTGTCCAAGAAATTTAATACAAGTTAAGGAGTATAGCTTAGTATTTGATGAAAATGAATGTAGAGATTGTAGTACATGCATTGATGCTTGTCCTATTAATGCTTTGGAGAAAGAAGATTAA
- a CDS encoding NAD(P)/FAD-dependent oxidoreductase — MIETDVLVIGGGPAGSSAAKHAALGGAKVILIDKRSEIGSPKRCAEGVSKKGLAKLGIEPSSRWVTKEIDGVRLTSPDGTDVWLTEEEIELPEAGYILERKVFDKHMAMDAARAGAEIRIKTLATGMDKIEDGFIVSTESMGKTEEIKAKIVIAADGPEGHVARWAGLKGSAKAKEMESGVQYEMVNVEFDREAVIEFYFGSCAPGGYVWIFPKGDDIANVGLAILQHKATKSAIEYLDDFIAKCPATKNAQAVELNVGGDPVGGMPKKMYDDNILVCGDAAGQVNPLTGGGIISGMTGGMYAGQVAAESIKEGNHSRKFLKKYDKIARDDLSHEIDKYKKVQEYMLTLSDEELDNIAHAFQDVNFEKISTTELVKALIKVSPKALLKLGKFI; from the coding sequence ATGATTGAAACTGATGTATTAGTAATAGGTGGAGGACCAGCAGGTTCTTCAGCAGCAAAACATGCTGCTCTTGGTGGAGCAAAAGTTATTTTAATTGATAAAAGATCCGAAATTGGTTCTCCAAAAAGATGTGCTGAAGGAGTTTCTAAAAAAGGTCTTGCAAAACTTGGAATTGAACCAAGTTCCCGTTGGGTTACTAAAGAAATTGATGGAGTGAGACTTACTTCTCCTGATGGAACTGATGTTTGGTTAACTGAAGAAGAAATAGAATTGCCTGAAGCAGGTTATATTCTTGAAAGAAAAGTATTTGATAAACACATGGCTATGGATGCTGCAAGAGCAGGAGCTGAAATTAGAATTAAAACATTAGCTACTGGAATGGATAAAATTGAAGATGGTTTTATTGTTTCTACAGAATCTATGGGTAAAACTGAAGAAATTAAAGCTAAAATAGTAATTGCTGCTGATGGTCCTGAAGGACATGTTGCAAGATGGGCTGGTCTTAAAGGTAGTGCAAAAGCTAAAGAAATGGAATCTGGAGTTCAATATGAAATGGTAAATGTTGAATTTGATAGGGAAGCTGTTATTGAATTTTATTTCGGTTCTTGCGCACCTGGAGGTTATGTATGGATTTTCCCTAAAGGGGATGATATAGCTAATGTAGGTTTAGCTATTCTTCAACATAAAGCAACAAAATCCGCTATTGAATATTTAGATGATTTTATAGCTAAATGTCCAGCAACTAAAAATGCTCAAGCTGTTGAGTTAAATGTTGGTGGAGATCCAGTTGGTGGAATGCCTAAAAAAATGTATGATGATAATATTTTAGTTTGTGGAGATGCAGCAGGTCAAGTAAATCCATTAACTGGTGGAGGAATTATTAGTGGTATGACTGGAGGAATGTATGCTGGTCAAGTAGCTGCAGAATCTATTAAAGAAGGTAATCATTCTAGAAAATTCCTTAAAAAATATGATAAAATAGCTCGTGATGATTTATCTCATGAAATTGATAAATATAAAAAAGTTCAAGAATACATGTTAACTTTATCTGATGAAGAACTTGATAATATTGCTCATGCATTCCAGGATGTTAACTTTGAGAAAATTTCAACAACTGAACTTGTTAAAGCTTTAATTAAAGTTTCTCCTAAAGCTTTACTTAAATTAGGTAAATTTATTTAA
- the galE gene encoding UDP-glucose 4-epimerase GalE: protein MILVTGGAGYIGAHTNKALNQAGYETVVVDNLVKGYEDFVKWGHFENYDFGSKDLREVFEKYDIDGVLHFAAFSSVAESVELPQKYFKNNYKNTINLLQIMREFGVNKFILSSTAAVYGNPKKVPITEDQELKPINPYGHSKFITEKALEREAAKGDFNYVALRYFNAAGCDFDCEIGELHEPETHLIPLVLDAAIGRRDSISIFGTDYDTPDGTCIRDYVHVNDLAKAHIDAYEYLCNENESNVFNLGNGKGFSVKEVIDMVKKVTGKEFSVKIDERREGDPDILIADATKIKNKLGWTPQYDLETIVESAWNWHKKIYQD from the coding sequence TTGATTCTAGTTACTGGTGGAGCAGGGTATATAGGGGCTCATACTAACAAAGCTTTGAACCAAGCAGGTTATGAGACTGTTGTAGTTGATAATCTTGTTAAAGGTTATGAAGATTTTGTTAAATGGGGTCATTTTGAAAACTATGATTTTGGAAGTAAAGATTTAAGAGAAGTTTTTGAAAAATATGATATTGATGGAGTTTTGCATTTTGCAGCATTTTCATCAGTAGCTGAATCTGTGGAATTGCCTCAAAAATATTTTAAAAATAATTATAAAAATACAATTAATCTTTTACAAATAATGAGAGAGTTTGGAGTTAATAAATTTATTCTCTCATCTACTGCTGCTGTATATGGGAATCCTAAAAAAGTTCCAATTACAGAAGATCAAGAACTAAAACCAATTAATCCATATGGTCATTCTAAATTTATCACTGAAAAAGCATTAGAGCGTGAAGCTGCCAAAGGAGATTTTAATTATGTAGCTTTAAGATATTTTAATGCTGCAGGATGTGATTTTGACTGTGAAATTGGAGAATTACATGAGCCAGAAACTCATTTAATTCCTTTAGTTTTAGATGCGGCAATTGGAAGAAGAGATTCCATATCTATTTTTGGAACTGATTATGATACTCCAGATGGAACTTGTATCCGTGATTATGTTCATGTAAATGACTTAGCTAAAGCACATATTGATGCTTATGAATACTTATGTAATGAAAATGAATCTAATGTATTTAATTTAGGTAATGGTAAAGGATTTTCTGTTAAAGAAGTAATTGACATGGTAAAAAAGGTCACTGGAAAAGAATTTTCTGTTAAAATTGATGAACGTCGTGAAGGAGATCCGGATATTTTAATTGCTGATGCAACCAAAATTAAAAATAAATTAGGTTGGACTCCACAGTATGATTTAGAAACTATTGTGGAATCTGCTTGGAATTGGCATAAAAAAATATATCAAGACTAG
- the purF gene encoding amidophosphoribosyltransferase: protein MQGEIEDKCGVVGIHSLDTSKDVSSLIYYCLYALQHRGQESAGMATFNPDKGLNYYCGMGLVTDVFKDYEINNLQGNMAIGHVRYSTTGESKLENSQPFVTDFDDGFIAMAHNGDIVNSSELRNELIDEGYEFKSGTDSEVICYMLRKEHYVNGKSILESIESVSKKLVGSYALTILVNGDLYGVRDPAGIKPLAIAKRGNDFVLASETVAFDVINAKFIRDVKPGEIIYFKNNEIQSSMLELASSTSLAHCMFEYVYFARPDSTIDEVNVYQTRLNIGKQLYEQFPIDADVIIPVPDSSIPAAIGYSRASGITYGEGLIKNRYVGRTFIMPTQEERELAVRLKLNPIKEAIKGKKIVLIDDSIVRGTTSKSLIDLVKEAEPKEIHFLVGCPPVIAPCYYGVAMASKKELIAANYSVEEIRQQLDIDTLGYISLESLVKAIGMPKENLCLGCLNECYPTDLPEDIEAETYYKP, encoded by the coding sequence ATGCAAGGAGAAATAGAAGATAAGTGTGGTGTTGTTGGAATACATTCTTTAGATACTTCTAAAGATGTTTCTTCTTTAATTTACTATTGTTTATATGCTCTTCAACATAGAGGCCAAGAATCTGCAGGAATGGCTACTTTTAATCCAGATAAAGGATTAAATTATTATTGTGGTATGGGCTTGGTGACTGATGTTTTTAAAGATTATGAAATTAATAATCTTCAAGGAAACATGGCTATTGGTCATGTAAGATATTCAACTACTGGTGAATCTAAACTTGAAAATTCACAACCTTTTGTAACGGATTTTGATGATGGATTCATAGCTATGGCTCATAATGGAGATATTGTAAACTCCTCTGAATTGAGAAATGAACTTATAGATGAAGGTTATGAATTTAAGTCAGGTACTGATTCTGAAGTAATTTGTTACATGTTAAGAAAAGAACATTATGTTAATGGTAAAAGTATTTTAGAATCCATTGAGTCTGTTTCTAAAAAATTAGTAGGATCATATGCATTAACTATACTTGTTAATGGTGATTTGTATGGTGTTCGTGATCCTGCTGGAATAAAACCTTTAGCAATAGCTAAAAGAGGAAATGATTTTGTTTTAGCTTCTGAAACTGTTGCTTTTGATGTAATTAATGCGAAATTCATTAGGGATGTAAAACCTGGAGAAATTATTTACTTTAAAAATAATGAAATTCAAAGTTCTATGTTGGAATTAGCTAGTTCAACTTCTCTTGCTCATTGCATGTTTGAATATGTTTATTTTGCAAGACCTGATAGTACAATTGACGAGGTTAATGTATATCAAACAAGATTAAATATTGGAAAGCAATTATATGAACAATTTCCGATTGATGCAGATGTAATTATCCCAGTACCTGATTCTTCAATTCCTGCAGCTATTGGATATTCAAGAGCTTCAGGAATAACTTATGGTGAGGGTTTAATTAAAAATAGGTATGTTGGAAGAACATTTATCATGCCTACTCAAGAAGAAAGGGAATTGGCTGTTAGACTTAAATTAAATCCAATTAAAGAAGCTATTAAAGGTAAAAAAATAGTTTTAATTGATGATAGTATTGTTCGTGGAACTACTTCTAAATCTTTGATTGATCTTGTTAAAGAAGCTGAACCTAAAGAAATACACTTTTTAGTTGGATGTCCTCCAGTAATTGCTCCATGTTATTATGGTGTTGCTATGGCTAGTAAAAAAGAACTAATTGCAGCTAATTATTCTGTTGAAGAAATAAGACAACAATTAGACATTGATACTTTAGGATATATTAGTTTAGAATCCTTAGTAAAAGCTATTGGTATGCCTAAAGAAAATTTATGTTTAGGTTGTTTAAATGAATGTTATCCAACAGATCTTCCAGAGGATATTGAAGCTGAAACATATTATAAACCTTAG
- a CDS encoding peptidase U32 family protein, producing the protein MVELLSPAGNFISLRAVLENGADAVYFGLNDFNMRANAKNFSLNDLKEVSKIAKDYCAKTYLCSNIILNEDAAFKLKNQLEDISSSEIDGIILADIGLIEDTVDNGLEAHISVQENISNSFTLKALKKLGAKRAILSRELSLEDIKKIVKSSPIETEVFIHGAMCMAISGRCFLSYGLYGRSANCGDCLQPCRKNWTLTFEEDDEDNVINLSEVNDESFTISKSYDDSYRTNFFSPKDMMMIEHIPELIDAGIDSFKIEGRARSPDYGAMVTNVYRKAIDVYDKNPNEYKINPHCIEELKSVFNRGFDTGFYFNTPFETSENNQSKYIKKDIGHVVNYFNKVKVAEFKIWDDLAIGDEILIQGKTTGSIKHKIDSMQINGKNVKKVEKGNNVGVAIPIKVRPNDFIYKLIER; encoded by the coding sequence ATGGTTGAATTGTTATCTCCTGCAGGAAATTTTATTTCTCTTAGAGCAGTTTTAGAAAATGGTGCAGATGCAGTATATTTTGGTCTTAATGACTTTAATATGAGGGCAAATGCTAAAAACTTCTCTTTAAATGATTTAAAAGAAGTTTCAAAGATAGCTAAAGATTACTGCGCTAAAACTTATTTGTGCAGCAATATTATTTTAAATGAAGATGCTGCTTTTAAATTGAAAAATCAATTAGAAGATATATCTTCTTCTGAAATTGATGGAATTATTTTAGCAGATATTGGATTAATAGAAGATACTGTAGATAATGGTCTTGAAGCACATATAAGTGTTCAGGAGAATATTTCCAATTCTTTTACATTAAAAGCACTTAAGAAATTAGGTGCTAAAAGAGCTATTTTATCAAGGGAACTTTCTTTAGAAGATATTAAAAAAATAGTTAAATCATCACCTATTGAAACAGAAGTATTTATACATGGTGCAATGTGTATGGCAATATCTGGCAGGTGTTTTTTAAGTTATGGTCTTTATGGTCGTAGTGCAAATTGTGGAGATTGTTTACAACCCTGTCGTAAAAACTGGACCTTAACTTTTGAAGAAGATGATGAAGATAATGTAATAAATTTATCTGAAGTTAATGATGAATCATTCACAATATCTAAGTCATATGATGATAGTTATCGAACTAATTTCTTTTCACCAAAGGACATGATGATGATAGAACATATTCCTGAGCTTATTGATGCAGGTATTGATTCATTTAAAATAGAAGGAAGAGCTAGAAGTCCAGATTATGGTGCAATGGTAACTAATGTGTATAGAAAAGCTATTGATGTTTATGATAAAAATCCTAATGAGTATAAAATAAACCCACATTGTATTGAAGAGCTTAAAAGTGTATTTAATCGCGGTTTTGACACAGGATTTTACTTTAACACGCCTTTTGAAACAAGTGAAAATAATCAGTCAAAATATATTAAAAAAGATATTGGGCATGTTGTTAATTATTTTAATAAAGTTAAAGTTGCTGAATTTAAAATATGGGATGATTTAGCTATTGGTGATGAAATTTTAATTCAAGGAAAAACTACAGGTTCTATAAAACATAAAATTGATTCAATGCAAATCAATGGAAAAAATGTTAAAAAAGTTGAAAAGGGAAATAATGTAGGAGTAGCTATTCCAATAAAAGTAAGACCTAATGATTTTATTTATAAATTAATTGAAAGATAG
- the cfbC gene encoding Ni-sirohydrochlorin a,c-diamide reductive cyclase ATP-dependent reductase subunit, whose protein sequence is MIKKIAIYGKGGIGKSTTVANLSAVYANENLNCLVIGCDPKADTTRTLCGRRISTVVDTLKNNRNANEEDIVVKGYNDILCVESGGPEPGVGCAGRGVIVAMKKLENLGIFDKELDVVVYDVLGDVVCGGFSVPLREKYADEVIIVTSGEYMSLYAANNIVKGIKKLKGNLSGIICNCRNVDNEKEIVTEFASKIGTHIIGTINRSNLIQESELDAKTVVEKYPESDEASEYKKLAKSIMDNKIFTTPEPMDDEEFEKFFKSFLKNN, encoded by the coding sequence ATGATTAAAAAAATAGCTATTTATGGAAAAGGTGGAATTGGAAAAAGTACAACAGTAGCTAATTTATCTGCAGTTTATGCAAATGAAAATTTAAATTGTTTAGTCATTGGTTGTGATCCAAAAGCAGATACAACACGTACATTGTGTGGTAGGAGAATTTCAACAGTTGTAGATACACTTAAAAACAATAGAAATGCTAATGAAGAAGATATTGTTGTTAAAGGTTATAATGATATTTTATGTGTTGAAAGTGGAGGTCCTGAACCTGGTGTTGGCTGTGCTGGACGTGGTGTAATAGTGGCTATGAAAAAACTTGAAAATTTAGGTATTTTTGATAAAGAGTTGGATGTAGTTGTTTATGATGTGCTTGGAGATGTTGTTTGTGGAGGTTTTTCAGTACCATTACGTGAAAAATATGCAGATGAAGTAATAATTGTAACATCTGGAGAGTACATGTCTTTATATGCAGCTAATAATATAGTTAAAGGAATCAAAAAACTTAAAGGTAATTTAAGTGGTATAATTTGTAATTGTCGAAATGTTGATAATGAAAAAGAAATTGTCACTGAATTTGCATCAAAAATAGGAACTCATATTATAGGAACTATTAATAGAAGTAATTTAATTCAAGAAAGTGAATTAGATGCAAAAACTGTTGTAGAAAAATACCCTGAATCTGATGAAGCTAGTGAATATAAGAAGTTAGCTAAAAGTATTATGGATAATAAAATTTTCACAACACCTGAACCTATGGATGATGAAGAATTTGAGAAATTTTTTAAATCTTTTTTAAAGAATAACTAA